A genomic stretch from Fibrobacter sp. UWB13 includes:
- a CDS encoding glycoside hydrolase family 18 protein: protein MNFKVITLALAMGAAMAQAAADKVIGFYPYWSQYSQFYAKDIRYNLVTDIHYMSITPSAEGTVAFADEYDADNFKNLATMSKENGVKLIVSVGGMEAESSLKAIASSDETLSSFVSNVKDWIATNGGDGVELDWQNLTTDDSEDYAKMVNALVDGLSGSTVTAVIYPASGMDAYKAEALNRLAYVDVFMTDLMTESESSLVPNQSANSVQETLDAVAAAGVNKDLLAPVVFMYGKSFAGAKGLGTSHQGVGSGNEGYLPYAELMNRFDTPDYTVTFDEASKSEVAVSETESIVFMGIPSVKAVAQHVKSEGMAGVAVYDLSQDHYEPIVSLLVTVGLELRPGVNYKPGKKK, encoded by the coding sequence ATGAACTTTAAAGTTATTACATTGGCTCTTGCTATGGGCGCTGCTATGGCCCAGGCTGCTGCTGACAAAGTGATTGGCTTCTATCCGTATTGGAGTCAGTATTCCCAGTTCTACGCCAAGGACATCCGCTACAATCTCGTGACTGATATTCACTACATGTCTATCACTCCGAGTGCAGAAGGTACGGTTGCCTTTGCCGACGAATACGATGCCGACAACTTCAAGAACCTCGCTACCATGTCCAAGGAAAACGGTGTGAAGCTCATCGTTTCCGTGGGCGGCATGGAAGCGGAATCGAGCCTCAAGGCTATCGCCTCCTCCGACGAAACGCTTTCTTCCTTCGTCTCTAACGTGAAGGACTGGATTGCAACGAACGGTGGTGACGGTGTTGAACTCGACTGGCAGAACCTCACGACGGATGATTCCGAAGATTACGCCAAGATGGTGAACGCCTTGGTCGACGGTCTTTCGGGCTCGACGGTGACTGCCGTGATTTACCCGGCATCCGGCATGGATGCCTACAAGGCCGAAGCCTTGAACCGCCTCGCTTACGTGGACGTGTTCATGACGGACCTCATGACCGAAAGTGAAAGCAGCCTCGTTCCGAACCAGAGCGCAAACTCTGTGCAGGAAACGCTTGACGCTGTTGCAGCTGCTGGTGTGAACAAGGACCTCCTTGCTCCGGTGGTGTTCATGTATGGTAAGTCCTTTGCAGGTGCAAAGGGCCTCGGCACGAGCCATCAGGGGGTGGGCAGCGGTAACGAAGGTTACCTCCCGTATGCTGAACTCATGAACCGCTTCGACACTCCGGATTACACGGTGACATTCGATGAAGCTTCCAAGTCCGAAGTGGCTGTGAGCGAAACCGAATCTATCGTGTTCATGGGTATCCCGTCTGTGAAGGCTGTTGCCCAGCATGTAAAGAGCGAAGGCATGGCAGGCGTTGCCGTGTACGACCTCTCTCAGGACCACTACGAACCGATCGTTTCGCTCCTCGTGACGGTTGGCCTCGAACTCCGTCCGGGCGTGAACTACAAGCCGGGTAAGAAGAAGTAA
- a CDS encoding carbohydrate binding domain-containing protein: MNGNLKKAIWKSALAAMLLASSSFAGYGFSDYRDRDQSHFVMKDPKPFRPDKEVVTVVMREAIPRGGGYTYQYPRENPEPVLTDKYAMEGALSMEIELIASDYSGVAICIAGSVDLTPYLEEGVLEFWLKGAQGGENALFVLVDDGVKSNGESLQVKLRSKSLGEITTEWKHFSIPLKLFGNTGVYWDAKNTREVMLPFAWSNFKGFRLEVRKDENESFKVWIDDIVIKKHGKPYEGPAHYPFRNEI, translated from the coding sequence ATGAATGGAAACTTAAAAAAAGCCATTTGGAAGTCCGCTCTAGCGGCGATGCTTCTTGCTTCATCTTCTTTTGCTGGCTACGGCTTTAGCGATTACCGCGACCGCGACCAGTCCCACTTTGTCATGAAGGATCCTAAGCCGTTCCGTCCTGATAAGGAAGTTGTCACCGTTGTCATGCGTGAAGCTATTCCGCGTGGTGGTGGCTATACCTACCAGTATCCGCGTGAAAACCCCGAACCGGTACTCACGGATAAGTACGCTATGGAAGGTGCTCTCTCCATGGAAATCGAACTTATCGCGAGCGACTATTCCGGTGTCGCCATTTGTATTGCGGGTTCCGTGGACCTGACTCCGTATTTGGAAGAAGGTGTTCTCGAATTTTGGCTTAAAGGTGCCCAGGGTGGCGAAAACGCCTTGTTCGTGCTCGTTGACGATGGCGTGAAGAGCAACGGCGAATCCCTCCAGGTTAAGCTCCGTTCCAAGAGCCTTGGTGAAATTACGACCGAATGGAAGCACTTCAGCATTCCTCTGAAGCTCTTCGGCAATACCGGTGTGTACTGGGATGCGAAGAACACGCGCGAAGTGATGCTCCCGTTCGCATGGTCCAACTTCAAGGGCTTCCGTCTCGAAGTCCGCAAGGATGAAAACGAATCCTTCAAAGTTTGGATCGATGATATTGTGATTAAGAAGCATGGCAAGCCGTACGAAGGCCCGGCTCATTATCCGTTCCGCAACGAGATTTAA
- a CDS encoding glycoside hydrolase family 5 protein yields MIKKILSAMAIGCLFCACDNGTAPPPAASSSNKSTAVPVDYTAGRTMNKILGRGINLGNSWDSDGNDDSGWGNPIRDTDFAIIKAAGFNSVRIPVRWQNGSDYTNHTVNPDRLAGVLEDIRLAIANGLAVVVNFHHYTDLNCAGGGGTGCTYNAAEFEAEKTHFLMMWAQVAQAMGEFQDNQVVLEILNEPIIPNATLVDQLMLDAYTVIRTYAPGKTIMFETYHAAKFEDLESLHLPQDGNIIFSGHYYQPYQYSHQGHHGNKCLGDGAFANTAASDMQIYKALARRLYPDINGTDHVPLNMGEFGVAGGSNMGQCVWYNQNGDPEQGVWPTDQNKAAWAQKTAQAAISSGMSFHYWGFGQTGGFDAYNVYSETWYPGFPQALLQ; encoded by the coding sequence ATGATTAAAAAGATTCTTTCTGCAATGGCAATCGGATGCCTCTTTTGCGCATGCGACAACGGCACCGCTCCTCCGCCGGCCGCATCATCCAGCAACAAAAGCACAGCCGTTCCCGTAGACTACACCGCCGGAAGAACCATGAACAAGATTCTTGGCCGCGGCATCAATCTCGGTAACTCCTGGGATTCCGATGGAAACGATGACAGCGGCTGGGGTAACCCCATCCGCGATACGGATTTCGCCATCATCAAGGCAGCGGGTTTCAACTCCGTCCGCATCCCGGTCCGCTGGCAGAACGGTTCCGACTATACCAACCATACCGTTAATCCGGATCGTCTGGCAGGCGTCCTCGAAGATATCCGACTCGCCATCGCAAACGGCCTTGCCGTTGTCGTGAATTTCCACCATTATACCGACCTGAACTGTGCCGGTGGCGGCGGAACCGGTTGCACTTACAACGCCGCCGAATTCGAAGCCGAAAAGACACACTTCCTCATGATGTGGGCACAGGTGGCACAGGCTATGGGTGAATTTCAGGATAACCAGGTCGTTCTCGAAATCTTGAATGAGCCCATCATCCCGAACGCAACGCTTGTGGACCAGCTGATGCTTGACGCCTACACCGTCATCCGCACGTACGCTCCGGGCAAGACCATCATGTTTGAAACCTACCATGCCGCAAAGTTCGAAGACCTCGAAAGCCTGCACTTGCCGCAAGACGGAAACATCATCTTTAGCGGACACTACTATCAGCCATACCAGTACAGCCATCAAGGTCATCACGGTAACAAGTGCCTTGGCGACGGTGCCTTCGCCAACACGGCAGCATCCGACATGCAAATTTACAAGGCTCTCGCCCGCCGTCTTTATCCCGACATCAACGGTACCGATCACGTCCCTTTGAACATGGGTGAATTCGGTGTCGCCGGCGGTAGCAACATGGGACAGTGCGTATGGTACAATCAGAACGGAGATCCGGAACAAGGCGTTTGGCCCACAGACCAAAATAAAGCCGCATGGGCTCAAAAGACCGCTCAGGCAGCCATATCTAGCGGGATGTCCTTCCATTATTGGGGATTTGGTCAGACAGGCGGATTTGACGCCTACAACGTATATAGCGAAACCTGGTATCCGGGATTCCCGCAGGCACTGTTACAATAA
- the lpxA gene encoding acyl-ACP--UDP-N-acetylglucosamine O-acyltransferase — translation MLHPSAFVHPNANVHESAVIGPWCVVDEGAEIGENVVLESRVRVYGCVTIKANTHVYDGAILGAPPQDLKYAGEPTRLEIGENCIIREYTTLNRGTVQGGGCTRIAPRVLIMAYAHVGHDCQIGEGAVIANACQLGGHVRIGMFATLGGTTAVQQRNQVGAYAFVGGTLKVDYDVPPCSRAFGNPLRFASLNLHALRLHADEFPPERIAFFERAFRELYRGKRPTAEVIEELKKGPEPLFQAFFDEHWGGSLVRP, via the coding sequence ATGCTCCATCCATCCGCTTTTGTTCATCCGAATGCCAACGTTCACGAGTCTGCTGTTATCGGCCCTTGGTGCGTTGTCGATGAAGGTGCGGAAATTGGTGAAAACGTGGTGCTCGAATCGCGCGTGCGCGTTTACGGCTGCGTGACCATCAAGGCGAATACGCACGTTTACGATGGGGCTATTCTCGGGGCGCCTCCTCAAGACCTCAAGTACGCGGGCGAGCCAACTCGATTGGAAATTGGCGAAAATTGCATCATCCGCGAATACACGACGCTCAACCGTGGCACGGTTCAGGGCGGCGGTTGCACTCGCATTGCGCCACGCGTCCTCATTATGGCTTATGCCCATGTGGGGCACGATTGTCAAATTGGCGAGGGGGCTGTCATTGCGAACGCTTGCCAACTTGGCGGCCACGTGCGTATCGGCATGTTTGCCACCCTCGGTGGCACTACCGCGGTGCAGCAACGTAATCAGGTGGGCGCCTACGCTTTTGTGGGCGGCACGCTCAAGGTCGATTATGACGTTCCCCCTTGCAGTCGTGCATTCGGGAACCCGCTTCGCTTTGCGTCCCTCAACCTCCATGCGCTCCGTTTGCATGCTGATGAATTCCCGCCCGAACGCATTGCATTTTTCGAACGAGCCTTCCGCGAACTTTACCGTGGCAAACGCCCGACGGCTGAAGTCATCGAAGAATTGAAAAAAGGCCCGGAACCTCTGTTCCAAGCCTTCTTTGATGAACATTGGGGCGGTTCTCTCGTTCGCCCGTAA
- a CDS encoding glycosyltransferase, giving the protein MGGIILACLTALYALLFLFFIIGLLKTHRYKGPKATPSVSVVIPMRNEEEFAERTLEAVAAQDYIGEWEVICVDDRSTDRTREILEKFATTHPRFRVLSLPQDLPQIASPKKRALESAFKIAKNEVLLTMDADCIPRKSWITAMAGRFVDGICIVQGPKQNNGSRSMPHLYQKLETLGYTAMEAAGFSLGRPIVASAACLAYKKDLFFKVGGFGDLINLSSGDDDMLIHKMMKIPGTKVCYNLDKDAVIETAPVHTWKQLFNQRARWSSNGTNYESKAYILLLTLIYTYYIWMFVSPWCAIFLDFPWQWCVFSILPKIVVDFVFLSIASWKLKSKRRMLAFLPVELIQIPMIVFCVPAGISGMFRWK; this is encoded by the coding sequence ATGGGTGGCATTATTCTCGCATGCCTGACTGCGCTTTATGCGCTACTGTTCCTATTCTTTATCATAGGACTGTTAAAGACGCATCGTTATAAAGGCCCAAAGGCCACCCCGAGTGTTTCGGTCGTGATCCCGATGCGCAACGAAGAGGAGTTTGCCGAACGCACACTCGAAGCGGTCGCTGCCCAGGACTACATTGGCGAATGGGAAGTGATTTGCGTCGATGATCGTTCTACGGACCGCACGCGCGAGATTCTCGAAAAGTTTGCCACCACGCACCCGCGATTCCGCGTTTTGAGCCTTCCGCAAGACTTACCGCAAATCGCAAGCCCCAAGAAGCGCGCACTCGAAAGCGCCTTCAAGATTGCGAAAAACGAAGTGCTCTTGACGATGGACGCCGACTGCATCCCGCGCAAGAGCTGGATTACCGCCATGGCCGGGCGATTTGTCGATGGTATCTGCATTGTGCAAGGCCCCAAGCAGAACAACGGTTCGCGTTCAATGCCGCACCTCTACCAGAAACTCGAGACTCTCGGCTACACCGCGATGGAAGCAGCGGGCTTTAGCCTTGGCCGCCCGATTGTCGCCAGTGCGGCATGCCTAGCGTACAAAAAAGATCTGTTCTTTAAAGTCGGCGGATTCGGAGACCTCATCAACCTCTCGAGCGGCGATGACGACATGCTCATCCACAAGATGATGAAAATCCCGGGAACGAAGGTTTGCTACAATCTCGACAAGGATGCTGTGATCGAGACCGCCCCGGTGCACACGTGGAAGCAACTTTTCAACCAGCGCGCCCGCTGGAGCAGTAACGGCACGAACTACGAAAGCAAAGCCTACATCCTTTTGCTCACGCTCATTTACACATACTACATCTGGATGTTCGTGAGTCCATGGTGCGCTATATTCCTCGACTTTCCGTGGCAATGGTGCGTATTCAGCATTCTGCCCAAGATTGTCGTGGACTTCGTATTCTTGAGCATTGCATCCTGGAAACTCAAATCCAAGCGCCGCATGCTTGCGTTCTTGCCTGTAGAGCTTATCCAAATCCCAATGATTGTGTTCTGCGTCCCCGCAGGAATCTCGGGAATGTTCCGATGGAAATGA
- a CDS encoding CCA tRNA nucleotidyltransferase, with translation MPSIETLAGKTFEPDLPNRLLSIAGEIREAGGRAFLVGGWVRDALLGRTCRDYDVEVYDLTQDELIPILKKYGRTNLVGKAFGVIHLAMKGLSLDFSFPRTESKVGYGHRGFVVHTDEKLSFKEAALRRDFTINAMGMELPELTLCDPYGGIDDLKKGLLRHVGPAFVEDSLRILRGVQFASRFALRLAPETIELCQTLSLEDLSIERLFEEFKKWLLKPGKPSLGLRAFLDIKLNEFFPEVSPLHGSWEDLGEMLDNMESLRRNFANAEAASGAVGDAKCTALSDDQVMEFAFATFLSGSPETSLKFLERITNESHLVKNVPLLLNAYSTLDFAIVSDAPALRRMAVKLGGLKLLCLLVKATPRKYYAAAGAPEFPEQLWQAVTSLDLLNAAPQPFLMGKMLMEMGFKPGKQMGETIKQSFELQLDGKIKNAEEAIEWVRSQTKERL, from the coding sequence ATGCCGAGTATCGAAACTCTTGCAGGCAAGACGTTTGAACCGGATTTGCCGAACCGTCTGCTTTCTATTGCGGGCGAAATTCGTGAAGCGGGTGGTCGCGCCTTCTTGGTGGGCGGCTGGGTGCGCGATGCGCTCCTTGGCAGGACTTGCCGTGATTATGACGTTGAAGTGTACGACCTCACGCAAGATGAACTTATTCCGATTTTAAAGAAGTACGGTCGCACGAATCTTGTCGGGAAAGCTTTTGGCGTGATCCACTTGGCAATGAAGGGGCTCTCGCTCGATTTTTCGTTCCCGCGTACCGAAAGCAAGGTTGGCTATGGCCATCGCGGTTTTGTGGTGCATACGGACGAAAAGCTTTCTTTTAAGGAAGCGGCGCTCCGCCGAGACTTTACCATCAATGCGATGGGCATGGAACTTCCGGAACTCACGCTTTGTGACCCGTACGGCGGCATTGACGACTTGAAGAAAGGTTTGTTGCGCCATGTGGGCCCTGCCTTTGTCGAAGATTCGCTGCGCATTTTGCGCGGTGTGCAGTTTGCAAGTCGCTTTGCGCTTAGGCTTGCACCCGAGACGATTGAACTTTGCCAGACGCTTTCGCTCGAAGACCTTTCTATCGAACGCTTGTTCGAAGAATTCAAGAAGTGGCTTTTGAAGCCGGGCAAGCCATCGCTTGGATTGCGCGCGTTTTTGGACATCAAGCTGAATGAATTTTTCCCGGAAGTTTCGCCACTGCATGGCTCCTGGGAAGACCTAGGCGAAATGCTTGACAACATGGAGAGCTTGCGCAGGAACTTTGCGAATGCTGAAGCGGCTAGTGGAGCTGTTGGTGACGCCAAGTGCACCGCACTTTCGGACGATCAGGTGATGGAATTTGCGTTTGCTACATTTCTCAGCGGGAGTCCGGAAACATCTCTCAAGTTCCTCGAACGCATTACGAATGAATCGCACTTGGTGAAGAATGTTCCGCTGCTTTTGAATGCTTATAGCACGCTTGATTTTGCAATTGTAAGCGATGCGCCGGCGCTTCGCCGCATGGCGGTGAAGCTGGGTGGCTTAAAGCTGTTGTGCCTGCTTGTGAAAGCCACCCCGCGTAAGTATTACGCCGCCGCCGGCGCCCCGGAATTCCCGGAACAGCTATGGCAGGCTGTTACAAGTCTCGACTTGCTCAATGCAGCTCCGCAGCCGTTCCTCATGGGCAAAATGCTTATGGAAATGGGATTCAAGCCGGGCAAGCAAATGGGCGAGACCATCAAGCAAAGCTTTGAGCTCCAGCTCGATGGCAAAATCAAGAACGCCGAAGAAGCAATCGAGTGGGTCCGGAGTCAGACGAAAGAACGGCTCTAG
- a CDS encoding RNA polymerase sigma factor, whose translation MKEVENIGNKTFMSYTGFLCDQPRDWVGSVWKKYSYRIYKLCLKKCGLKDEADDLFQEVALRFCQKASELNNGVHLLPWFQTVLLNCHYSGYRKRGWNREIPLSILYDRMERYTASENLEHSLPDEDVNVSAIIGELSSLLSVLSPLEKMIVELSIVGYNTDELSNLIGLSRTGITRRRIKAFEKMREKMVQQKELLKMVFGRDASLREIIEYAG comes from the coding sequence TTGAAAGAAGTAGAAAATATTGGAAATAAAACATTTATGTCATATACGGGTTTCCTTTGTGACCAACCCCGCGATTGGGTAGGTAGTGTTTGGAAAAAATATTCCTACAGAATATACAAATTGTGTTTGAAAAAGTGCGGCTTAAAAGACGAGGCGGACGACTTGTTTCAGGAGGTGGCGCTCCGTTTTTGCCAAAAGGCAAGTGAGTTGAACAACGGAGTCCATTTGTTGCCATGGTTTCAGACGGTTCTGTTGAATTGCCATTATAGCGGCTATCGGAAAAGGGGATGGAACCGGGAAATTCCGCTTTCGATTCTGTACGACCGCATGGAGCGTTATACGGCATCTGAAAACTTGGAGCATTCGCTGCCCGATGAGGATGTTAACGTCAGCGCTATTATAGGGGAGCTTTCAAGCCTGCTTTCGGTATTGAGTCCGCTAGAAAAGATGATCGTGGAACTTTCGATTGTAGGCTATAATACAGATGAATTGAGTAACTTGATAGGACTTTCTAGAACGGGAATTACAAGGCGCCGAATAAAAGCGTTTGAAAAAATGCGGGAAAAGATGGTCCAACAAAAGGAATTGTTAAAAATGGTTTTTGGTCGGGACGCCTCATTGCGAGAAATTATTGAATATGCCGGTTGA
- a CDS encoding thioredoxin family protein: MNNMPPPEAGMKYSVGALQKGSSVTVEIEIPDNWHVNANVAADEFLKPSSIEISAKGIHFGEPKWPEPIKEYSEALDLENLVFKGLFQITLPVDSVEDDYDSLTTKATFHYQACDNSICLAPSQVTFGLGPLGFTKKSASRDDATAPGAKSATNSTVKTGGNAAANATGNVINAPSAAGNTTEGAAGTFILLLSALFGGLILNLMPCVLPVLSLKLFSLIKQSRESRRRLLMLGATTTLGILVSFWTLAGVVAAVKAGGGNAGWGMQFQSAGFIAFMVVILSAFAMSFFGVFEIWLPGSATTKMDKAGHKQGFWGAFFTGALLVLLSTPCSAPFLGTAMGFAFTASTPVLFLFFTAAGIGLALPYMLVSAFPKVLKVFPKPGAWMVTLQKIMGVLLLGTVVWLLWVVHEQAGNVGVGIFAAISLLSIAMSFAIGNIAPPGVAFFREVLSVGGAVVILAIIWFAFASPKFEAEVDAIFKARSVQLVTEDGWYRYTPELIEEFAKSGRTVFIDATADWCLTCKANEAAVLNRDDFKHAMDSLNVARVKADWTRETPEVTALLRSMGKSGVPAYAIYPAGDASKQIVLPELLTTSAIVEKIVDGRL, translated from the coding sequence ATGAACAATATGCCGCCTCCAGAAGCTGGCATGAAGTATTCTGTGGGGGCTTTGCAGAAAGGTTCGAGCGTTACTGTTGAAATCGAAATTCCGGATAACTGGCATGTAAACGCAAATGTTGCCGCCGATGAATTTTTAAAACCCTCGTCTATCGAGATTTCGGCAAAGGGCATTCACTTTGGAGAGCCCAAATGGCCAGAACCGATCAAGGAATACAGCGAAGCCTTGGATCTCGAGAATCTCGTGTTCAAAGGACTCTTCCAAATCACGCTCCCGGTCGATAGCGTCGAAGATGATTACGACAGCTTGACGACCAAGGCAACATTCCATTACCAGGCATGCGACAATTCGATTTGCCTCGCTCCATCGCAAGTGACATTTGGACTTGGACCGCTCGGGTTTACAAAAAAAAGCGCATCGCGAGATGATGCAACTGCTCCTGGAGCCAAAAGTGCTACAAACTCTACAGTGAAAACGGGCGGAAACGCCGCTGCAAATGCCACCGGGAATGTGATCAATGCGCCAAGCGCTGCTGGGAATACCACAGAAGGTGCCGCCGGAACGTTCATTTTGCTTTTGTCCGCACTGTTCGGTGGCTTAATTCTGAACTTGATGCCGTGCGTGCTTCCCGTGCTTTCGCTAAAGCTTTTCAGCTTGATCAAGCAGTCTCGTGAGAGCCGCCGGCGCCTGCTTATGCTAGGCGCCACGACAACCCTCGGGATACTTGTGAGTTTCTGGACGCTCGCCGGGGTTGTCGCCGCCGTCAAGGCGGGCGGCGGAAATGCAGGCTGGGGCATGCAATTCCAGAGCGCTGGATTCATTGCATTCATGGTCGTGATTCTGAGCGCCTTTGCGATGAGCTTTTTTGGAGTCTTTGAAATTTGGCTTCCCGGAAGCGCCACCACCAAGATGGACAAGGCTGGGCACAAGCAGGGCTTTTGGGGCGCATTTTTCACAGGCGCACTCCTCGTGCTTTTGAGCACACCGTGCTCTGCACCGTTTCTCGGTACAGCGATGGGTTTTGCATTTACCGCATCGACCCCTGTGCTGTTTTTGTTTTTCACCGCAGCAGGCATCGGGCTTGCACTCCCCTACATGCTCGTAAGTGCGTTTCCGAAAGTCCTGAAAGTTTTTCCGAAACCGGGCGCATGGATGGTCACGCTCCAGAAAATCATGGGCGTTCTTTTGCTCGGCACAGTCGTATGGCTCTTGTGGGTTGTGCATGAACAAGCCGGAAACGTCGGCGTAGGCATCTTCGCCGCCATTTCACTTTTGAGCATCGCCATGAGTTTTGCGATAGGAAACATCGCCCCACCGGGCGTCGCGTTCTTTCGCGAAGTGCTCTCCGTTGGCGGCGCCGTTGTAATCCTTGCCATTATCTGGTTTGCATTTGCATCGCCAAAGTTCGAAGCCGAAGTCGATGCAATTTTCAAGGCAAGGTCAGTACAGCTCGTCACCGAAGATGGCTGGTACCGCTACACGCCAGAACTCATCGAAGAATTTGCGAAGTCCGGTCGTACCGTATTCATTGACGCCACCGCCGACTGGTGCCTCACTTGCAAGGCAAACGAAGCTGCCGTCCTCAACCGCGATGATTTCAAGCACGCCATGGACAGTCTGAATGTCGCCCGCGTCAAGGCTGACTGGACTCGCGAAACACCCGAAGTCACAGCGCTCCTGCGCAGCATGGGCAAGTCCGGCGTCCCCGCCTACGCCATCTACCCCGCAGGCGATGCAAGCAAGCAAATCGTTCTCCCAGAACTCCTTACGACAAGCGCGATTGTGGAGAAGATTGTAGACGGTAGACTGTAA
- the glgA gene encoding glycogen synthase encodes MNAAILTNEFPPEIYGGAGIHVKFLSQELSKLCHIEARCFGPQNDDADNIRAIGFSQKLEHNPADERFKKILKPLDINLQWMSSLKDIDVIHCHTWYSHFGGVVASRLLQCPLILTTHSLEPHRPWKAEQLGDGGYNMSCWIERTAYEAADGVIAVSEGMKRDVMKLYGVPEDRVKVIYNGIDPDFYKPTFDEEILKKWGVDPKRPFVLFVGRITRQKGISQLIQAIPQIDKNAQVVLCAGAPDTQELADECKRLIEEVQKTRDGVVWIQDAVPHTELRVLYSHATVFATPSLYEPFGIINLEAMSCGTPVVGSAVGGIPEIIVDGETGYLVPLKPVSEKIFEPADPKTFQTDFANKLNKILENPELAKKMGEVSRKRAIDVFSWKTIAKQTFDFYQECIERYKREGKRV; translated from the coding sequence ATGAACGCTGCTATCCTTACTAATGAGTTTCCGCCAGAAATCTATGGCGGTGCAGGTATCCACGTCAAGTTCCTGAGCCAAGAACTTTCCAAGCTCTGCCACATCGAAGCACGCTGCTTTGGTCCGCAGAACGACGATGCAGACAATATCCGAGCCATTGGTTTTAGCCAGAAGCTAGAACATAATCCGGCTGATGAACGTTTCAAGAAAATCTTGAAGCCGCTCGATATTAATTTGCAGTGGATGTCCTCGCTCAAGGATATCGATGTGATTCATTGCCATACGTGGTACAGCCATTTCGGTGGCGTGGTTGCAAGTCGCCTTTTGCAGTGCCCGCTTATTTTGACGACGCACTCGCTCGAACCGCACCGTCCGTGGAAAGCGGAACAGCTCGGTGACGGCGGCTATAACATGAGCTGCTGGATTGAACGCACCGCTTACGAAGCTGCTGACGGCGTGATTGCCGTGAGCGAAGGCATGAAGCGCGATGTGATGAAGCTTTACGGCGTGCCGGAAGATCGCGTGAAGGTTATCTACAACGGTATCGATCCGGATTTTTACAAGCCGACGTTCGATGAAGAAATCTTGAAGAAGTGGGGCGTGGATCCGAAGCGTCCGTTCGTGCTCTTTGTGGGCCGTATTACGCGCCAGAAGGGCATCAGCCAGCTCATTCAGGCAATCCCGCAGATCGACAAGAATGCTCAGGTGGTGCTTTGCGCCGGTGCGCCGGACACGCAGGAACTTGCCGATGAATGCAAGCGCTTGATTGAAGAAGTCCAGAAGACACGTGATGGAGTCGTGTGGATTCAGGACGCTGTGCCGCATACGGAACTTCGCGTGCTCTATAGCCATGCAACCGTTTTTGCGACGCCGTCTCTTTATGAACCGTTCGGCATTATCAATCTCGAAGCCATGAGCTGCGGAACGCCGGTCGTTGGCTCTGCTGTCGGTGGCATTCCGGAAATCATCGTCGATGGCGAAACGGGTTACCTCGTGCCGCTCAAGCCGGTTTCCGAAAAGATCTTTGAACCTGCTGATCCGAAGACTTTCCAGACGGACTTTGCGAACAAGCTCAACAAGATTCTCGAGAATCCGGAACTTGCAAAGAAGATGGGCGAAGTCAGCCGCAAGCGCGCCATTGACGTGTTCAGCTGGAAGACGATTGCCAAGCAGACATTCGACTTCTACCAGGAATGCATCGAACGCTACAAGCGTGAAGGCAAGCGCGTTTAA